One region of Diabrotica undecimpunctata isolate CICGRU chromosome 6, icDiaUnde3, whole genome shotgun sequence genomic DNA includes:
- the LOC140443267 gene encoding histone H2B-like: MPSKTSGKAAKKAGKVQKNISKTDKKKKRKRKESYAIYIYKVLKQVHPDIGISSKAISIIYSFVNDIFERIAAEASRLVHYNKRSTITSREIQTAVRLLLPGELAEHAVSEGTKAVTKYTSSKKI; this comes from the coding sequence ATGCCATCTAAGACTAGTGGTAAAGCTGCTAAAAAAGCAGGAAAAGTTCAGAAGAATATTTCCAAGACCGATAAGAAAAAGAAGCGTAAGAGGAAGGAAAGTTATGCCATTTACATCTATAAAGTACTGAAACAAGTGCATCCTGATATTGGTATTTCCAGTAAGGCTATTAGTATCATATACAGTTTTGTAAATGATATTTTTGAAAGAATCGCTGCCGAAGCTTCTCGTTTAGTCCATTACAATAAACGGTCAACAATTACAAGCAGAGAAATTCAAACCGCCGTACGTCTATTACTTCCTGGAGAATTAGCTGAACACGCCGTAAGTGAAGGTACTAAAGCTGTTACTAAATATACAAGTTctaagaaaatttaa